From Gadus macrocephalus chromosome 16, ASM3116895v1:
ACTGGTCGCAGTGGTAGGGCCGCACGTCCGAGTGCAGCCGCTGGTGATTCCTGAGCAACTGCTTCAGGGTGAAGCCCTTGCCGCACACGTCGCAGACGTGCGGACGCTCGCCTGGTGCGGAGGTTCGGCAGGGGGAAGAAATGGAACAAGGGTTTAGTCGTCGCTTAAAAAAGGAAGAAACGACACAGTGAAGCACACATTAATGCAGTTATTTAACCAACGTAAAGCTCCACAGAGCTTGATGAAAAGAAGCTAAATGAAGCTGCGCTAAACCAATCCCCGGCACGCACCTGTGTGGAGCAGCATGTGCGCGGTGAGGCTGCGTTCGAAGGAGAAGCCCCGCCCACACTGAAGGCACTGGAAGGGCTTCTCGGCGTTGGCCCCGTGCACCGCCTCATGGGCCTTCAGCTGGAGCCTCTTGCTGAAGGTCTTGTGGCAGTGCTTACAGCTCAGGGGCTGCTGGCCCGGGCCCGGGCCGTCCCTCCTGGGCCGCCCCCGACGGGCCTTGGGCCGCACTACCCGCGCCGTCCTCCCCTGGATGTACACCGggtccccttcctcctctgcctctgcctggGTCATCCATCACAGAGCTTTTCAGTCATTCAGCGGAACAGTAATGAGCAGGTGGAGGTTAGGCAtcctgctcaaggatgcctccTGCAAACCTTTCATATTGCTTATAGTCCCACCACTACTAGACTAGAGGCTGGTTCAGAGTCGTTAGGCTAACTAGGCTGGTTCAGAGTCGTTTTAAAAGCCAAACTGCGTCGGGCCGAGGGGCAGGGAGACTGACCTGGTAGTCCGGGTCATTGCCATCGTCCAGGCCTTGGTCCTCCTGGTACTGAACTGAAGCTGGAGACGCTTGGTCTGGGAATGACCCCAGGTCCTCCTCCTTTATCAGCGCTGGTCGCACATTGTCCTaccggagagagacaggcttTGAAATGTCTCCATGTAATTCAACTTTTAAATGCCTTCATTTAAAAGCTGACGAAGATGCAGACGATCCGACTGaagtgaagaaaaaaataacagaatTCTAGACAAAACTCAAAAGGAGTATCTTTATAAAAGGGCATCAAATATATTTTCGTAGAACATCTTCGCTAAATGTACCTGGTATGCTCTGCCCTTCCAGAGGTGAAGAATCGGTGATCGCTTCACTCCTGCAATCCCGATAGATACTGTGGAGATTTAGAAGGAAGATAAATAAACAGAAGGACAACAAGTTAGCAGAAGCCGTAAACCACATCTTTATGAGGGACTGGGAAGTGTGAGAGAAGTGTTGGGAATAGGCccggaagatggagagagagatcaagaagGGATAAAGAAGCTCATTCATGACAAACAATGaatgaggtgggggagggggggaactgGGACTGGAACCAAACTATGGACTGCTAGGGTTTGGGTTTTCTACCTCGGCGAGACTTCCTTCCGACGCGACGATGTGCGTGTACCACCTCTGtcgccacctcctcccccacctccttgCCTCCCTCCTGATCCGCTCCTGTGCAGAGGAGGCCGTTGGTCCAATGGCCCCTGCGGACCTCCCTGCTCTCCTGCTCCACGCTCAGCTcagccttcacctcctccagcctcctcctcagctcctccttctctgcGTCTCCCTGGGCCACCTACAACCAGACGTGGGGGAAATATTACACAGCACAAAAAGCAAATTGGTTTGAATGGGCCTAATCCAACATGTGGCCATCTTGGTTATAAACACGGTTACGATACACTAAAGCAAAAATATTGATACAACTATTTATATTTCAGACTGGTATGGTTAAGCAGAACTGGTTAACAATACCATACTGGTAAGCCATTTTTGGTATATTGTGTATACTGTATGTTTAAGTACTTGCTCAGAGGCCTGGCCATGGAGAATTGAACTAGCAGACTGAAATAGCTATATATGCTTTTAGATTAAATGGCAacattatatatgtatttattattattcatggcaCACGttgatgttatttatgttaTCCTATAAATAGGTGACACGGAGTGAGTGGGGGTTTACTTCTAAtctgagcagagaggagcacTCATGGAACAGAAGGCAGATCTTCTCAACCACGTCTGTGGCCAGAGAGGTCATGATGACGTTCAGCTCGAAAACCTGGAAAAGCGGGAATAAAGAGATTGCATTTAGATAGGTCATTTCATTATTAAATAGGCCTATtaagcaataaaaaataataacattcgGATCTGACTTATGAATAAGGCTTATTCGCATGAGGGTAATTTTTTATgtcaataaatatttatatagaaATATTTGATGCACCGTTCTGCGTTCACTACTGACAACATAGAAAAGCCCGGCAATGAAACCATGTGCAACTTGTAGCTGATATTCATCTAGACATATGACAGATAGAAACATCATCAAAATGGCGTCCAAACCAGTTCTGTCGTTAATAATGAAGCTACAAGATTAATGAATTTAATATGATATGGAGTTAATAGTAGTGGGTGAAATGCCTGGTAAGATGTTTTTGGGGCATCCACTCCCGTTTAGATGGGTCATTCGCTGCTAGCTCTTCTATTTCTATGATCAGCTGTTTAGCCGCAAGGCACTAGCAGGGATGACAACACTAGAAGGAAGATCCGCCAGATCCAGCTGTTAACTCAATAACACAAAAATTTTCACACAAAAGGCATTCAGCATACCTTCTGTTTTGACGTttcgtgtgtgttttctgtcacAGCTGGTACTTGTGGGACCGATGAATCGGACATATCCGCCATAACTTTGGTAATTTCTGTGACCGACGCTTTGACCATGATCTCCAAAATGGAGCTTATCTGCTCCTCAAACGCAGACATTATTAAAACTTTAAGTACATCCAACTTGCAATGCTGGGATATGAAGAGAGAAGTACTGTTTCAAGAATAATTGAAGCAATACATGAAAACAACCGGACCGCTTAGGTCACGGACATCCGTTTTGTTTCCGGGTCAATCATGACATTTATCGTTTAGAAAAATACATGACTGGTAACGCCCCCCTTAAAAGTATTCATACTGCACTTAATGTTTCATCAAAGGGAATATACATATAATATGAAGTTTACATATATATGTCATTATATACACTTATGTTTCAATGATAAACAAAACGGGTTTTCTCTATCGTTGGGGTGAGGTGCGATGGACTTGAATAGGCTTTTCCGTTATACGTTCCGCGCTTAATATTTACCTTCCGAGTCACATTTTCTCTAGGTCATTGTGGCCAATGTGGATAATTTCGCCTCCCCTACTGCTCCCTCCTGTTGTTTAGGCagatataaaaatatatgctTCTTATTGAATATCTTTAAATGGTAATATATTATTGGTATCAAGTCAACGTTGCTTTGCGGGCAGGGCCGTATCTAGAATGGGACTGGGGTGGCACAGGCCTGCCCTAATTATTAAGTGTGGGATTCCTGCATGTTTACTTTTTTGTAAAAAACGACTAAGAATAAGGGACCTGTTTCAGCCAGATACTATGAGACGCTTTGAGATTAGTTTTGGGGCTAAGAGTTATATAATAAAGCAAGTACTGCTGTTGTGCTTGAGCGTCATATTTAACCTCAACCGCTGCCTAGACGGATGCCGCCTTCAAAACGCTCCGAGTTTCGGAGGTTCGGACCATAAGCTCGGAGGAAAGCGCTTTGAACAATCTGTTAGGTCGGAAATTCTGTCCAGAGTTTTCGAGTTTCGAGTCCTACGAGTCCATGTCACAACAATGGATGCCCATTTCACTGTCATTACATTGATAGACTAACGTGAACTTGCAGAAAGCACTAAGAGGCGAACTTAACacccattctaacatttgcattacgatacattatagcttacaattataaacatcaccTGATAAATTCTCGCTCATGTTCAACCATCACAAGCAGATCTAATAACTGATTCATCTGTTCTCTATGAATACAGCAAAGAAGCGAAATGAGGCCCGTGCGGTCATCCATACTTTCCTGAACACTCTTATTTTGGAATAAGGGAAGGTTTACATAAATACACGTAAGCAGTGGTGGACTCAGGGATGGgaaggggggtagggggggagtACCCTTCAAGAGTGGCGAatacgagagaaagtgccttattggctgccctttacatgtgaaaaaaattattgggtgccctctggtgccccttcatacaataaattatgatgatgagccctctagaacaagaaaatttGATAACGTGGCTCAATGAGTGCCCTCTTAATGCCCTTACAGTATCTCCATGGTTGAAAAAAAGTGCCCTCAAGAGTGGTGAATACGAGAGAAAGTGCCATACATGATGCATCATAGCTTTTGGCCCGCTGGTTGGGCCCCATGTTGtgcagaatgtgccctttttattttttcgcccctgcccttcaaacagtctgagtccgccactgcacGTAAGAGCTTCCGGACTGCCGAGGGCTTCGAAGTTGTtaggagctccacacatccacacacacctcgcccCCAAGGGCCCTCTGTCGTGACCTCAACGTGCTTCGGATGAGGCACTTTGACGTCACGAAGAGATTGGCCAAAACTTCAGGATTCTACACCTGTTTTCTGGGGAATGCCGGTGGTCTTTTAGCAACAGGGACAAGATGGAATCGATTTCTTTGTTGAAGATCATCACGAAAATATCAccacattttaaacaaacagatttttgGTTCACTGCACATTGAACTTGAAAGTGCTATTATAGCGAAAGAAATTGACGATTACTTCAGCCAACAGACAACCtaggttatttttttttattagtaaaCTGAATATAAAAGAATGAGTGTGCATACTTCAATGATTAACAAAACCACATTTTATTGAGCATTTTGCCTATGCTGACAAACGGACGTTCTTGTGAGCAGAGCCAAGCATCAATACATCGGAGAAAGTGGGGCAAAGCAGCGGCAACGCGCCAGCAGGCTAAACATCCGTCCCATCACGTGCTCAAGAAGGTTGTTGATAAACCGCAAATGTTGTCGTTTTTAGATCGCCATATTTGTAGTTGCACTAAAATCCATTACTATTAACTCTGCTGTCTTTAGACTCTCTTACAATTTGATCGTTTTGGGTTGCTAAGTGGCACACGGACTGGATAGCAGCATTGCTAGCGAGTTAGCTTTTATAAGTAATCCGATGACCCCCGGTGTGCCTGTAGCATAAGACTGCACAGTAAATATTAGTGTCATCAGTGAACACTATGTTTTATCTACACACTTCATCGGATCGATTTAGTGTTGGTTTGCCCAGCTTTCGAAACACAGTGAGTCCGAACTAAGAGGGAAGCCATTTTTAAAGAAATAGCAGGAGCACATTCAATTATCAACTATCTCAAAAAGTTAGAACGTAAATCAGAGCATTCCCTCCTATGGGCCTATTCAACCTGCCTATTTTAGATCAGGGACCTACAGTAATGCAAACAAATCGAGTGTAATAAAAGGGTGCAAATAAAGCGTGTCAATTTGTGATGCCCTTTATACTCACAATTGCGCACAATTCTTGCTTGCATCCCAGCAGCGACCTACGTGTCCTTTGACCTAGCCATGTCCAGACGTCTCCACATCCCCTGTGAAGAATCTGCTCATTCATCTTCTTTCATTTGTTGAGTTGCTTGCTCCAACATGCATGTAATGGATTGCATTGATTTGGCATTCCTGCCTAAGGTTAGATAGATAAAATGTGTtgatatacatttaaaaaactaAGGTAGAAAAGGCTACCATATATAGGACTTGTTTTCTCTCGGTGAATGATAAATAGACCTCATGATGGTTCACCATGATTAACGACACCTGGTGCGGGCAGAATTCAAAAATCCTGACGCAATCCGCTTCACGTTGAATGGATGAACGTTTTTCCTGAAGACAGAAAAGTGAGCGAAGGAGACTCCTGCAAGGAGCGGGATTCTCCTCTCCGATCCCAGCAAACACTGAAGGTATTGAGGTCGCGGAACAACCCCCCAAAGAAGAAAGGCTGCTGCCACAGTCAGTGGATTGGCAAAAACAAAACGTGTCTTTCAGAAAGGTCTACCGCCTCTTCTATTCACTCAGAGGAGCAAGAGTCTGAATAGATTCGGAGTAGAGCTTGAGTGGATTTAGGTGAACTCCTGGTGGGGGCATACTGTTGCAGCGTGCAatagacaaaataaatacaaatgatgAAATCAATAAAACCCCAGAAAAAACAACATCTGAACTGCAGTTGTGAGGAATTTATACAACGACAGTGACCCTAAAAAGCCCTCCATATGTCAACGGATGTTTTATAAATGACAGTTCTCCGCCTCACCTCATCCCATGGCAGAAGGGTCCCTTTTTCCCGAGGAAGTACATTCAAAACTCCCCATTCAAACCACACGACTAATAATCTAACCATCCGACATGAGGCTGAACAAACCCAAAACAAATCAGTGTGTCAGCTTGTCTCCTAAGAGCAAACCAACTCCCTGTTCTAGTGCTCTTTTCAAAACTTCCCAGCATTAACCTGGGTCGTCTAGCGCTGATTGCCCCGTGCTTCCAGCCCTACTGACTCCCACAGGAATCGACCTTGTCActtgcttttattttattgtgtcaTTTTCCTCTTTATATACTTATGGCTTTGTGGTTAAGAAGACAGGGACGGGGGAGACACAACATCAACGTGATGGGGGACAGAATGAACGGACTGCACAGACAAGCATCTGTTGAACAGTGATATCTGGTCAAGCAAGACATGCAATCTCTCAGCAGCCATACAGCCATTACGGACATTAACCCTTCCGGGAGTTTAGCCAATCACGTAGGCAGATCTTTCCTTGGTTCGATGACTCATCGCTGCTATTGCTGTACCTTCAAGTTTGAGTATCATAGTTATGATAGTGTATGATGCATTTAtgctaacaataacaaacaatggTATCATTAATTAAGATTCATTAATATCTAGAATGAATCAATTAATGCTCAAATAATGAATTATTAACTATTAACAGtatagtaaaaaataaatgaggCATGGTTATTAACCACAGTAGTGTTATAAACTCATTCAGTCTTTCTATATTCATTCAGGTGTAGTTTCAGCTCGCTACGAACCTGAAGAGCTTCATAACCTCATGCACTGTGACACGGACACTGAAAACCTCGGgacaatgagtgtgtgtgtgtgtgtgtgtgtgtgtgtgtgtgtgtgtgtgtgtgtgtgtgtgtgtgtgtgtttgtgtgtgtgtgtttggttgtagtatgtatgtgtatgtgccgTGACTGGAAGACTGAGGTGGAAAAACAAGGGATTTAGGGGCACGCGTGTAagcatgtaacacacacacacacacacacacgccaacataAATAACCTGAGAGCTATGGAAACCCTGGGGAAGGGCGGAGCAGCagcttgcgcacacacacacacacacacacacacacacacacacacacacacacacacacacacacacacacacacacacacacacacacacacacacacacacacacacacacacacacaacacaaaggaACATAAACATACATGTACGCACCGTTTTAAGATTACAGAAGTTTGTGATTGAATCACAGTCAGGCTTGGTGTGTCTTCCTTTCCACTTTGCCGAAAACTAAGCAGGaaaagagtgagagtgtgttggAGCTCATTAAAGATTTCACACGTTTTGTGTTTACGAACAAAGTCgatcaaataaagaaatatgtGAGAGTGcgattgtgttttttctttttttacttgcCTTAATTTAAAACTAATTCATGGAAATTATCCTTCTGCTGAACCGCAGATGCAAAACTGGAGTAAAGGTTGCCGGGGGATACCAACTGTTCTGCTCCGTGTTGTAAACACCGAGGACTAGAGAGTTCTCTTCTAGTCTCCTATCCAGTCATCACACAATGATCCGTCAATAAAACAGCAATATCATCAAACAAAATCTCATGCATTATATTCTGATGTCAACTCAGAACCTGCTTGCCAACAGAAGACCTTTTCAACAATAGTAGCTGAAAGGGGATCTCTTTTCGGTGAGAGCTTTGCTTCAGAGTCTCTCTCATGGCCTATAGAGGGATCTTCATCCCCTGAGCTTCAGGCCCCCACTATTTCCACCCTTCCTAGATCAGAAAACATGGCTGTATCTGGAAGCAAAAATCCCTTGATTTCATCGTAGCTTAGGTTTGTAGCTATTTTTGTAGTCATGGCTCATGTTGTGTTGGGGTTGGAGGAACTTgatgttcacacacactcatgcatgcttacagaaacacacacacgcacacacacacacactcacagacacacacagacacacaaaaaaacacagatcACAGCTCCAATCTTTTATCTACTCTTACCCCAATtatgtcatcctcctccttgtcATCATCATTGTCTTTCATCAATTCGAAGTGTTTAGTAAGGACCTAAAATTGAGTTCAGCTACTGTTCTGTTTCCCGCGGCGAAACCAGGACTATAGGATTAGGAAGGGAAAATAGGCTTGGTTTGTGTGCCATTGTATCGTTCTGTTTTCAATTTTTCAAGAGTAAAACTGTTATTTAGACATGGGCGTTGGATGTCTCGACGTACAGACATAccagatggacggacggacaagGAATACACTGGTACGGGGCTCACCTCAGGGAAACAAACCCACAATGAAACTATCATTTAGGAGCTACACATCGCACTACCAGCCAAACCATGTTAGCCTTCGCTCCCATGACGATATCTGTGCTCGCCATTTCTGTTTCAAAGAAAACCCAAAGAAAACTAAACCAATGTCCTCTCTCAACTCTTGAAGCGGCTGTTGTCACCCCAGACGGCCACCGGGGGCGCTGGCACAGCTCCGGGGGCTTGCATGCTGCGTTTCTCACAGAGAAccagggagggatgagagagagagagagagagagagagagagagagagagagagagagagagagagagagagagagacacatacagaAATAGTGAGGAAGACacggccctccccctcctctgctccgACCCACCCTGTCTGTCACACAAGCCTCCTCAGAGCTCGTGTGACTCCCGTTGCAGTGGAACTGTATCGTCATGAGGCACgcggccgagagagagagcaagagacatagagagaaggagggcgagagggaggctgtgtgtgagagagagagaaccagggcGGGTCTGGGAGCCGGGGAGGTGGTCCGTCGTTGTCTAGACAACGGGCCACGTGGGTTCCCCTTcgaaccccgccccccccccccccccccccccccaaaaccctcCCACTGCCTCCGGgcggaccacccccccccccggtctccctcccccctcctcctcccccacccccagcgtGGAGAGTTCCTGAGCGTTCCGGCTCACTTCTTCTTACTGGACTTCTCCGTTCGCTTCCCACCGTCGGCCTTCTCCCCGCCACGGTCCGAACGCTCGGACCGCtcccctcgttctctctccttctccctctccttctccctgtccctctccctctctctgtcgcgCTCCCGGTCGCCGCGGTCCGATCGTTCGCCGCCCTTCTCCGAGCGGTTGTCGGCGCGCTCCGAGCGGTTCTCGCCGCCCTTCTCCGAGCGGTTGTCGGCGCGCTCCGAGCGGTTGTCGCCCTTGCTGCCGTCGGGCCGCGTGCCCTCgtcggtggaggaggtggtcggCTGCGGCTGGCCCCAGCGGGCGATCTCGTCGTGCTCCGTGATGCTGGCGGTGATGTTGCCCACCCACGCCTTCAGGTCGTCCTGCTCACAGGGGGAGGGAAAAGAGAATGGAAgaacgggggggagagggaggtaaagGAAAGGGAAAAcgaagagggggggagaaggagggaaggagagagggagataaagggagaacgagggagagagggagagaaggagagagggagaacgagggagagagggagagaaggagagagggagaacgagggagagagggagagaaggagagaaggagagagggagatagagggagatagaggaagcgagagagagaatggaggaaCAGGGGAGAGGGCGGTAGAAGCAATGAAGAGTAAGacattacatttacaataaactgtctgaccaccaccaccggtAGTAATTAACTGAGTTAGCGGTCGTCGCTTTGCCGTCTATCCCATATATAAGTAATAATTGAACTAATCCAATCAAATAATTAACTTTATATCATAATAAATGACCCGCTCACCTCATCTTTGGCATGGAACAGAAACTCGCTGCCGTCCTTCGTTCTGTAATGAGAAGCGCAGACATTAGGCCAAACAACACAATCAACCGCCTAACAGATCGGCCCACGCATATAGGTACTCAAACAGAACGTTATGCAAGGCCCCTTCAGAACCCTCCATACTGGACTAGTTCCTGATTACCTGAAGACAAACATCTCAACTCAGAACATCCGCCATGTTCTTCTGCAACGTATTCCTATATGGCGAATCCCTtaataaaaccaaaccaaaacagaACCCAGAATATACGAGAATCGTCAAAATCCCGCCGAGCCGCTCACTTGAGCGTGAAgacgttcttcttcttcttgtagcCGTTGGTGACGTCACAGGTGCAGAGGGCCAGGCTGAGCGGCGGCTCGTTGTTGTACGCCGTGGTCGTGTTCTTGGCGTCCTTGTAGAAGCCCAGCTCGCCCTGCTTCAGCACGCAGTACAGGTTCACCCAGGACCTGCTGTGATGTGGGACACCatgggtgggagagggggggggggggggagagggagagaggcaaggGTCGTAAGGGGGAGTAGTAGGAGAggttggaggagggaggagcgatggcggggagacaggaggagtcAAGAGGGAGGCTTgtcttccctctttctctctcgcgctctctctttttagggtcgctctcgctctctctctcgctctctctctctctctctctctctctctctctgagctgtgCTGCACTCACCTGGCCGGAGCGGGCAGCTGGGTGGGGGTTACCTGAGCGGCTGGGATGTAGGTGGACATTATGGGCTTGGCAGAGGCACCGGGTCGAGGAGGGAGCACGACACAGACGAAGGAGGGAGGCGCGGGCGGACGAACACCAAAGGGAGGagtagatggaggaggaggaggatgggggtggcggtggaggtgggtggaggagcagcTCATATATGACTTAccttggaggagaggagaaggggcagCCGGCGACCGGGGGGaggcaggagaggagggagaagagagacgtTTGGTTAATGGCATTCTGGGCAGCGTCGCTGGCCGCATACAGAGTGGCAGTGGAAGAGGCCGTTTACATACTCGCTGCGTTCCCAGGGGAGTGGAAGACTTTTTTGAATTCAAATGTTCTTTAAGGTTCTGGAAAACAATGTATTTACCGGACAAAGTGGCCTTCTAATGcatcacgttttttttttactgaataaATGGGGTCTTCATGGGAAAATCAACGTGCATGTAAACATAGTCTGCCTCACGGTGACGACAAGTAACACACAGGTCTcgattctctctttcccccccccccccccacccttcctccTGGACCGTGATTGGACGAGAAGCTCTGACAtctcagctcctctcctccaatGACTTTCAAAGACGGAGGGGAGAAGAAAGACAGGATACAAGAAGacatggggggagagaggggggagagggggggtgagctCTCTGGGGGAGACTCCCGCTGGTCAAGATGAAAGCCGTTTGGTGCTACGCTTTACCTTGGCATGTACATAACGGCGGTTATGTACATCTGACACATTCATCTTGTGAAGCCCGGAGGAATGCCATTTCAGAAGCACTCATCCACAGCCGGGAGGGATGAGTCTTTAGCGCTGCGTGGTCAGCCcagccactagggggcagtgcAGGGAGAGGCCAGGCTGCTCAGAGGCTGTGGCCTCTAGACTGAGGTCACTCAGCAGGAAGCAGGCGGATGCACGGCCATCTTGCGcgagagtggtgtgtgtgtgcgtgtgtatgtgtgcgtgagggtGAGTGGGTCGTCGTCAACGGTGGTCATCCAGCCTTCAGTGTCTGTCCACCCCTCTGCGTGCTAGCTTATTAGCTAGCTTGTTAATCCGCTTGTTAGCCAGCCTAATAGCTGGCCTGTTAGCTGGCCCGTTAGCAAACTAGTCAGCTAGCCTGTTTGCTAGCTTTTTAGCTGGCCTGTGAGGTAGCCTTTAAACTATCTACTAGTTAGTGGGCCTGCGAGCTTGCCAGTCAGTTAGCCTCCACCTTCGCTGCGTGTGGGGATACTGGTGTGGGGTTAGGAGGAGTCGTTGGCTTCATGCATTTAGCTCTTGCAAGAAGGGAACTGTCTTGCTTGCTACTGGGTGCATTTGTTTCGCTGTTGGCTACATGATCTGATGATCCGAACACTTTGGATGAATGAATCTATTCTGAATCTACTGACAAAAGTATAATTATGTTCAACATCATCATACCACGGAGATATGGTTGAATATTAAAATGAATCCATTTGAATGACATATGCACAGATATAACCCCAATCATTGGCCTATACATTTGGATGCGAtacgcacacatatatactGTCAAATGTTTTAACCTCAACTATTGATCACCAAGTGTTTGGAACCCAGCATCTGGGGCGATCAATATGTAACCAGTAGAACTATGGTGTGACCTTACTTCTTAACCAGTGTCAGTCATGCACATTTTAACATCTTAACAGTGCGATTGCCGTTTAACAGTGTTAGCTTGTTAACCTAGCATGCCTACGCCATGCCCTGGTCATCTGACTTGAGATCACGAAGGAGGGGACACCTGATGTCATCAGAATCAGACGGACAAGGTGAGAGATGGACTGCACAGTGACCCGGAAGTACTCATCGGGTGACAAGGCAGCGAGTCACTTAGTTTACAGGTCGCACAGGTTTGAGTAACGCTTGATTGAATCGCACAGAAACAATACAAGTTACTCGTCCGTGCTCTGACCATGTTAACATAACTCATTTCAAAATGCTTGGCCTAAAGGCGCTCCATCAATTGAGCAGGCGCCAAACCACTTGGGTAGATGTTAAAGAGCGACCAAGCACTGAAATAAAACCAAAGCAACTGTGACACCCTTAGGCGAAGGAGGGTAATGCAATTGCTTTTGCGTTTATGTCTGTTCCTCCAGTTTTGATTTCCATTTCAGTGCACGGTCGCTCCTTCAACAAAtaacgttccccccccccccccccccccacccaggcaGTCTGACGACCTTGAACGTCTGAATCTGGTGGCGCCGGCGTCCACCA
This genomic window contains:
- the si:dkey-182i3.10 gene encoding gastrula zinc finger protein XlCGF26.1 → MSAFEEQISSILEIMVKASVTEITKVMADMSDSSVPQVPAVTENTHETSKQKVFELNVIMTSLATDVVEKICLLFHECSSLLRLEVAQGDAEKEELRRRLEEVKAELSVEQESREVRRGHWTNGLLCTGADQEGGKEVGEEVATEVVHAHRRVGRKSRRVSIGIAGVKRSPILHLWKGRAYQDNVRPALIKEEDLGSFPDQASPASVQYQEDQGLDDGNDPDYQAEAEEEGDPVYIQGRTARVVRPKARRGRPRRDGPGPGQQPLSCKHCHKTFSKRLQLKAHEAVHGANAEKPFQCLQCGRGFSFERSLTAHMLLHTGERPHVCDVCGKGFTLKQLLRNHQRLHSDVRPYHCDQCNKTFYRAHGLKMHQMVHTGERAYNCKFCDKRFTIAGNLQRHLRIHTGEKPFSCETCGKSFNQADTLKGHQRIHSGERPFGCDTCGKCFIQKSALKMHQKTSHAGSGALPCVACGGVQACVDSLRAHLQTHAAGLPCACVLCGVRLGSVAELRAHQQHHTVERPNSCGLCGKSFKSASYLKIHKKTHSGERPFSCAICGRMFTQHSSLKSHQVVHTGEKPFSCATCGKCFSNSGNLNRHQRIHTGEKPFSCEQCGRSFNQGNSLKAHLQIHTGQKQYMCDKCGKSFAYLRNLKDHKCLYST